The DNA segment GTCATCAATACGAAATAAACTGGGCATATTAGTGCCTTTATAATTCCATCTGTGTCATAAAACCCAACATTAGAAAGGGGGTTATAGCTCCAATGCTTTCATTGCTCATTTAATGGTTAGTGAATGAGTTCCCTCTCCTTTTCAAATTTGTAAAATAGGCCTGAAAACCAATtatgaaaattttgaattttctggtCTCTCACATgtgtatttccatttctattgGTGTCACAAGTGTATAGCTTTAGTTTATAGCTTTATCAGCTATAAATTACTTACCTGCTGTATTCCATACTATAGAATATCTCTTTTATATTCCCTGATTGAAGGCCTGATCTTTCCCTTAAATTGTCAGTACCTCTTGTAGTGAGTCTCTAGAATCTTCTTCAACACAAGCTTTATACGTGGCCAAATgatctttttataaagtttatttatttattttgagagagagagagagagtgcacacaagaggggaaggggcacagagagagaatcccaagcaggctctgcattgtcagaacacagcctgatgtggggcttgaactcacaaaactgtgacatcatgtccggagccaaaaccaatagttggatgcttaaccgactgagtcacccaggtgccccaagatgatctttttaaaacataaattcctTGACCAAAATCTTCGAAGTTCCCTTTGGGATACCCAAAGATACCTTTGGGATCAAATTGCAAGCTCCAAGTGTGACACAGAGGCCCCCTTCATTACCTGCGGTACACCGACAGCTCCAAGCTCAGGGTTGATTCTCTTCATCCCTTCAACCACAAATACTAGAAGTCTTCAATCATGACATGCTCACTTTTGCCTGTGTGCCTGTACATTATTCCCTCTTCCTTGAATacccttctctctgtttctgccaaCTTCCCCTGGCTACAGTTTTAAATTAGATATCACCTCCTTTGAGAAGCTCCAAATTAGAAACCTGCCTCCTTTGAGAAGCCAGTACTTTCTAAGATTGGGGTAGGTGCTGTCCATTTGGCATCCTGGGGGTAGGCATTTATCCCACACTTTGTTTTGGgattgattgttttcttaatgggCTTCTGCATTGTAATCTAAAGTTATCAAGGGTCGAAGACTCTGTCTTGTTCTCAGTTAAATCCCTAgtaattaaaagcacaatgagataccacctcacacctgtcggaatggctaaagtgaacaactcaggaagcaacagatgttggcaaggatgcagagaaaggggaacccatTTACAcggctggtgagaatgcaaactggtatagccactttggagaacagtatggacgttcctcaaaaaattaaaaatagaactaccctacgacccagcaattgcactactagttatttatccaaaggatacaaaattgctgatttgaaggggcacatgcaccccgatgtttatagcagtgctatcgcaATAGCccaattgtggaaagagcccaaatgcccagtgactaatgaatgggtaaagaagatatggtatacggaatattacttggcagttaagaagaattaaatcttgccatttgcaacaacatggatggaagtagaatgtattatgctaagtgaaataaatctgggaaagacaaatatcatatgatttcactcatatgtggaatttaagaaacaaaacagatgaacataggggaagagaaggaaaaataagatataaacagagaaggaggcaaaccataagactgaaggttgctagaggggtgttaggtggggggatgggctgcatgggtgatgggcattaaagagagcacttgttgggataagcactgggtgttgtatgtaagtgatgaatcactaaattctattgctgaaatcattattacactacatgttaactatcttggattgaaataaaatgaaatgaaagaactaaaatataaatagaatgaatgcctgattttttttttaatcattgcagTATTCTTACCTTTTGACATTAGTGGGCTAAGTCTTAAAAGTTCATCCAGTTTTGTCCTACACCCTTAAAGGAATACATTCCCAATCTGGGGGTTTATCGGAGAAAAAAATGCtaccattttaaaaacaactttgtaCAATGActgacatttgaaaaattattatggACTGTGTGCATTATGTATATATTGATCTgaaaaatatgtatgattttttCTTATCGGATACAGAAGCAACTAGAAAAGACATTACAGTGGGTCTTTTTCCTCAGGTCTAACTCTCCTCAGGCGttaccaatttttttaattcatgtttttcCTGCTTTAAGTCTATTTGCATGACTGtcaattttctacattttaataaatatctatttacaACTCACACTGTAAAGGCACATTGCTAGGTAGAGATTGCACAAGTCAGCAAAATGGTATTTTGCAGCAATTGGCTGCATTCTTGGAGTGAGTGTGAAACTACTTTAGACGGAAGGGAAGGCTCAGATATCTATTTATCTGGCCTCTGTGAGCTGAGGCTGCCCAATGTTGAGTCAAAAAGCGCCACATGTTCAGTACTGTCTTTCCTCACATTCTCCATTGTCTTTCAAAGGTCAGGACCCCACAGAATCTTCCCTGCTTCAAGGAGAGACTGGAACCCGAGTCTCCATAGACTCAGGAGAGGATTGCATATAGTTCCTCCTTTTATGGTTGTTAACTGAAACATTTTCTGGGAGTACAAATTAGAAGCCTTATGAACTATCTTACTGAAATCAAGGCAACTTCATACTGTGTCTAATACGGCTTTGGTGGTATAATTTCATAGCAAGATCATGCTTGTTGTTTTCATAAAACACATGCagaacacccaaaatacaaaggatttggattttgtttttaatacactcatactacaaaattattttaaaagaaggatctatttttctttcttcctttgtaacCACCATTGATAGAAGTGTTACTGccaggaaaacttttttttttttttaatagggtcAGGGAATGACTCTAAAGATTCAAGTAACGGAAATTGTTTTTTCCCCTGTAGCTGAAATTGCTACGTTGGTTTTAAGTTTCCCAATCCAAATTAATGAACAATTTTCTCAGTAGTCTAAGAATGGATTTGGCAGTGCAAAGATCAGAGCAATCTCTTCTTCATTAAATTGGGCAAAGAGGACtcactggttctcaaactgtTAAATGGATATTAGGGTTTTTAATGAatggaacatttatttttgtgccagctcAACTAGCAACATTGACATGATTAGCATACATTTTGGCAACTGTGCTAGCACAAGGTGTTAGTAAAAAGGGGCTTTTATCTTTGAGCTTAATTTGCTTTAACTTTccttgttataaatatttttaatgtgaaggAGATGGTTTTGTAAAGGAAATCCTGGCACAAGAAGTTATTCAGAaatatgtctttttattaatgttaCAGGCATCTCTCATGCTAGAGATGAAGTCTATACCCCGAAACACAAAAACGGTCttcaaatttagaaataaataaaatattttgttacttatACTCCTGTTGACACCACTGCACTctggaggattttttaaaattaatatcacCACTTGTTTCATACATagttccttcctttaaaaaagagaaataaggtaTAAAAATGGTAGAGGGTGGATTCCTCCATTGCTATAGATCTGTTAGGAATGAAAAGTTTTGGGGGTTAAATGATCTTAGTTTCTTAGCTCAGGTGCCTCTCATACAAAAggaattttcaataaaaatatatttccttttttttttttttaacaaacagtACTGCCTCCTATACTTATTCAAATTGTCaaactgaagaaaacaagaaaaatgagtcAATACAAATTCAAAAGATCTTGGGTGTTTGCATTCAGTTTTTtttgcaatgtatttttaaaatgcattgaaaGCTATTGTAACACAGCTAACAGAGGATTTGTTATAAGTATGTAGTAAGATGAATGTTTATAGCTGATACTAAATCAAAAATTaatatgcatgtgcacatgcgtgGGTATAAATTCTCATGTGAACTTCTGTGAAACATATAGGCATAccctctattttatatatatatatatatatatatatataatatatacacatatatacacacacacatatacacacacacacacacacatatacacacacacatacacatacatacacacacacacatattcaatgCTTTACCCAATGTTTAATTGAGTAATGAATTAGTTTAATATAAACTCTAGCAAACAGAATATTTATACTGTGCCCACATTTATctctaaaagcaaacaaatgccAATAACAGGCACTTCAGTGAAAGTACAAGCCTGTgttcaaatataaaatggtaaaaatgagaaagaaattatgaaaatatatacctTTAATTTGCAGACATATAAACACGTTTGGTACAGTACAGACACATGATGCCAAAAAGTAGAATGGTCCAGCTTAAGCTAACACATTCCTTGTTTACACAGATATTTTGCTATAGCTctcctataaaataaaattcccagcTCACACAATGAAGTGAAAGAGATCAATCACCGAGGAACCAGCCTGCTTCATTGCAAAGGATTCAGTAAAAGCTAAGTTATCAAAGCAATCTGCTGCTGGGCTTACAAATAAACTCTTGGACCTAATCCAAAGCCAAAGGAAGGAAGCCAGAAATGGTGGCCAACAAACCCAaacgacaacaaaaaaagaagtataacttTTATATAAGGGGCCCAACTAAAACAACCAGTAGTGCTCACTAGCATCtagaataattccattttaatatgatttttactTACTCATGTGATAAATGAGTCCAAGAACATAAAAACCTAATGTATAACCCAAGCATAAAGCATACCTGACAAGTTGTCAAAGCACCAAAATGTCGTGAACACCTACAAAGCAACTAAAGATTGAAACATTTCTTTGCTCCTGGCTGTTTTCCTTGGACACAATTTCCAGTTACAATGTTTGGAAGGGAGAATATATACATTTCCCCTGTAGTAATAGCAAGTGCAGTGGCAAAGCAAACAGAAAGCAATCTGAGTACATGGAAAGTGAAATACTCTTCAGCAGGTCAAATCCTTAACACGTGGCCATGTTTTCACCCTTGCTAAAGAGGAAGTGCGCTTCTTTGTTAATGCCTTCTCTTTCAAACTATACAAGATGTACTTGTGAGGTAATAAACATTCTGTTTacaaatgcatttcttttctttcttatcataCATTTAAGTGCAGtgaaattcaatttatttcaatgtcatatttcttaaatgttaaaaacaatatatttaaaatatactctttcattaatttcatGTACAACAACTGTCATGTACAATACCTCAAAACTGTTCCCTGCAAAGGAGTAGTTGATGCCCTCTTGTGGCTAAAGGACTTTTTAGACAAAAAAAATGCAATGTACCATTTTCTTACCTTATTCCCAGGTTCTACCAATCTGCTTGGTGAATGAAAGCTGCAAATCAtgtccaagcttttttttttttatataacagtTCTCTATAGCTGTTAGTactaattttctttagaaaatgctGTACACATTTTATAACCtctgattttgaatttaaaaacctGTAAACAGCTTATTTACAATATAGTACAAGTTATAAATTAGTTGTCCTCCGTTGGAACTGCCATCTACACACTCTTGTTTAGGTGATGAGACTACCCCAAGTCAGTGAAAACATCTCTGGGTTATTCCACAATGAAATGTCAAATATTAGAAATAGCCACTGGTTTCCTCTCTCTCATATGCAAGTCGATTTTTCCTTTGAGTGGAATTTGTACTTCCAAATTTTCGTCTTCCCTGTGAtgctttttccctctccttaAACAGATGTATATGCCCATCCCTGTTACAAGTGTGATGGAACCCAAGCTTATTACAGACAGAGCTACTAAGGTAGGCACACAGGACACAGACTCAACTTTCCTGTGAGTTGGTTCTATGGAGATCTGTGGTTCTTTCTCCTCTATGTTAATTTCTGGTTCCTTTCTTAAAAGACTCTCAATGTAGCTCTCGTTACTGACAGTGTCGTTGACAAATAGATTCACCATGACCGTGGAGTGGAGAGGTTCGGGATAACCATGATCGCTCACTTTCACCAGTAAACGATGGAGTCCATAATCTGTCTGCAGCAATGCCTCTTCCAAAGTAATGTTGCCGGTTTTAGGGTCAATCCTAAAGGACTCGGGCCTAGGACCTCTTCTTCCTATGATGCTGTAAGCTATGACAGCGTTCATGCCCGTGTCTTTGTCAACAGCATAGACCTCTGTGACTGGGGAGCCGGGCAGAGTAGAAGGCAGTACCAACAGGTAGGACATGTTAGATTGAGGGAACAGAACAAGAGGAGGGTTGTCATTGATATCTAGAAGGAGAATTGTGATTTTTGCAGTTGAAGAGAGGGCAGGCTCGCCCCCGTCAACAGCTTCGACCCACAAAGTATAGGAGCTCTGCTGCTCTCTGTCCAAAGAGACTTTGGCTCTCAGCATGCCCTTTCCTGTGTCTATGACAAAAATATCACTCTGGTTCACCACCGAGAGGGCGACCCATCCATTTCGTCCGGCATCAGCATCTGTCACACTAATTACCCCAATTTCACCATATCCTGGAAAGTTTTCTGGCACAAAAAAGCTGAAGTCCTTGTTGATGAACCTAGGGCTGTTGTCATTTTTATCCAACACCGTGAGAGCCACAGTGGCTACTGATTCTCTGGGTGGCTTCCCAGAGTCAACAGCTCTGACTGTGTAcctgtacttttctttctcttctcggTCCAGCTGAGTAGAAACTGTCAGAATTCCTGTGACACTGTCTAAGGAAAAATACGATGGGGCATCAGGTCCCAGAAAATAGGAAACCTGGCCTctctctccactgtcagcatCTGTAGCATAGAGCTTAGTCAAAAAGGCATTGGGTGCGTTGTTTTCTTCAATAGTTAGTTCCAGCAAGGGTTGCAGGAAAATAGGGGCATTGTCATTGTCATCTAAAAGTTgcactttaataatttttttgacatGAAATCCCTCAGAGTTCCAGGCCACCACAGCTATTTCATAGAACTGCTGTAGCTCATAGTCCATAAGTTTTGTGGTTTCCAGCAAATATTCGTTACTGTATGGTTTGTAAGGTGATAACCGAAATGGTCCTTCACCGTCCAGGTAGCAGTTCACCTTGTATTTACCTTCTGGATCTCTTATGGTGAAGAATGCAATTGGAGTGTTAATAGGCTCCAGTTCTTTCAGGTAAACAATACCATCCACCTCATTTGCTATATACCGAGGCACAATTTCAGGTGGTCTGAAAATGACTTTGATAATGGTCACCAGGGCCGTGGTCACAGCGGGGATGCAGCCTGGCCCGTTGGCAAGGATGGTGAGCTTGTGCGTTTGCAGAACACTCCCCCCGATCTTACTGAAAAGTTTAATGACTCCGGTGGTTTCATCCAGATGGAATAAATCCTTGGATGCCTGTGGAACTTTCTGGCTGTACGAGTAAGTGATCTGAGCATTGGTTCCCAAGTCTCTATCCACAGCCTGGACAGCTGCAACCGGTGTGCCCACTGTAGCATTCCCAAACACAGTGACATTGATTTGTGAGTCTGCGAAGAGAGGGCAATTGTCATTAATGTCAGTTATGCCAATGGTGAGGGTGGCGCTGCCCAGCAGTGGTGGGGACCCACCATCCTCTGCTATGATGATGCTCACATACTGGTCCTGGGTCTCCCTGTCCAGTAGTCCCATGACAATTAGATAGGGAGTGCGCTCCCCATTCTCATTCTCCTCCACATCCAGGGTGAACATGCGATGGTAGTCCAGCAAACGGTAGGTCTGCACCCCATTCGTGCCTATATCTGGGTCCATGGCAGGGTGCTCTATGGCCAGCCGGGTGTTTACAGGTGCGTTTTCTGGCACCCAAACTGAGATTTGGGAAACGGGGAACTGCGGGGCATTGTCATTAATGTCCCGGATTGCGATTTTCACCTTCACAAACCGAAAGTACTCCTGAGGCAGGACCAGTACGTCCAGAAGCAAAAGACAAGAgtcagaggaaggggaggaggagatggaAATGCTGCCGCCCCAggcacctcctccacctccttctaGACACAGGGCCTCCCGGTCGATCTCCTGGTCAGAAGTGTGCAGCTCCCCGGAGCGGTTGTCTAGGGTCACGTACTGGCCACTCAGTCCCCGGGAAGCCAGGCTGAAGGAGAGAGGGGGGCTCCGCTCAGCCAGGGTGCGCTCAGGCAGCTGCGGCAGCTGGTTCTGCCTCCCGGCGGCTCGGGGCACCAGCCGCAGGTCCTCGGCCAGGCTGCCGATGAGCACCCCCGCCGGCAGTCCCTCGTTCAGGCTGTACAGAAGCTCCGTGGCCCGGCTGTAACTTGCGAGGCAGTTGAAGGGTCCCAcgaagaggaaaaacagaaagagatgctgaaagtggggggaggggagaaggctcGTTACACACACGCGGGAACACGGAGATTGGAGTCAGAAACCAGTGTCACGGGGTCATATTTGCCCCCATCCCCGTTCCCAAAGGCAAACCCTCTAGTCggagagggatggagaggaaaCTTGCTGTAAAGGAGATCTTTGGGGCAACATTGTCGCCAAAACTTAatgtttctgttcagtttctgcaaccccccccctttccccccgCTCCCCATCAGCACCCTCATTGAGTTAATAATCGGAATCCCAAGCCATAAAGCATCCCTGGAAACACGCGGCCGAGTGGAGAGGACTCCGCTCAGGGACTGCGCAACGCCGCAGGGAAACCACCGGGGTAGGCTACGGAGAGGGAGAAGGTTGGTAGTGGAGAGGAATGAGCGATGATGGGCGATTCATCAATTTATTTCCCATTGAAATGTTTCTACCACTAAGGTCCCCGGAACGCGAAATGTGCTACATCCCTTTTTGTGAGACCACCGCTGCCAACAacaatatcaataataataataacgggAAACATAGTGACACGTTTCCTtcggaacccccccccccccaattaaatAAACACTTTGGGTCAGAGAAGTGATTTTCATTTTAGCTCTCATCTATCAAACCGAAAGGACCTGGATCTCCACCTACTATTAAGCCCTCACTAATCCCCCTCCCCTAAGGGAAGAGTAGGAAAGGCGGAAAATGCTTACGCAAAAACAATTTGTCAATTACAGGGGCCAGTGCTAGCAGGTGCCGGCAGCAGGACATAATCTCCGCACCCCTGTGTCTCAAGCCGATAACCCCCTCCCCCTACCTCATCTGCCTACATTCCTATTTCAGAAACTTCCTCTCCCGACCCAAGGACTAGCCGATTCCTTGCTAAAATGAAGACACCTTATCCCAaactccctttccctcccccaacctTCCCGTGAAGTTTGGATTAAGGTAAAAGGTTCGAAAAACCGTCAAGGAGTAGGAACTGCCTCACAGCACCGCAACTTGTCTGGACCCCAACCCTTACCGGCAGGCTTCTGTGGCTGGTGCTGCTCCTGGGACGACTTAGACGCCCCATATCCAGGCGCGGGTGCCAGGTCGCCGGGCGCCAGCTCACTGCCAGGGCCCGCGAGCTGCGCGCATTCCCTCGGCCGCGCATTCCCAGGGAGGCTGCAGTCAGCGCGCTCCTGACGGGAGGGCGGCAGAAGACACTCCCTCTCTGTTCATGCAAATCGCTGGGGAACTTCAGCCAATAGTCACTGGCTCCTCAATTAAGGATGGGAGCGAAAGGGGGGCGGAAAGGCGCGGGGCTGAAGGGCACGGTCATGGTTTCCTTC comes from the Prionailurus bengalensis isolate Pbe53 chromosome A1, Fcat_Pben_1.1_paternal_pri, whole genome shotgun sequence genome and includes:
- the PCDH20 gene encoding protocadherin-20, coding for MRGRGNARSSRALAVSWRPATWHPRLDMGRLSRPRSSTSHRSLPHLFLFFLFVGPFNCLASYSRATELLYSLNEGLPAGVLIGSLAEDLRLVPRAAGRQNQLPQLPERTLAERSPPLSFSLASRGLSGQYVTLDNRSGELHTSDQEIDREALCLEGGGGGAWGGSISISSSPSSDSCLLLLDVLVLPQEYFRFVKVKIAIRDINDNAPQFPVSQISVWVPENAPVNTRLAIEHPAMDPDIGTNGVQTYRLLDYHRMFTLDVEENENGERTPYLIVMGLLDRETQDQYVSIIIAEDGGSPPLLGSATLTIGITDINDNCPLFADSQINVTVFGNATVGTPVAAVQAVDRDLGTNAQITYSYSQKVPQASKDLFHLDETTGVIKLFSKIGGSVLQTHKLTILANGPGCIPAVTTALVTIIKVIFRPPEIVPRYIANEVDGIVYLKELEPINTPIAFFTIRDPEGKYKVNCYLDGEGPFRLSPYKPYSNEYLLETTKLMDYELQQFYEIAVVAWNSEGFHVKKIIKVQLLDDNDNAPIFLQPLLELTIEENNAPNAFLTKLYATDADSGERGQVSYFLGPDAPSYFSLDSVTGILTVSTQLDREEKEKYRYTVRAVDSGKPPRESVATVALTVLDKNDNSPRFINKDFSFFVPENFPGYGEIGVISVTDADAGRNGWVALSVVNQSDIFVIDTGKGMLRAKVSLDREQQSSYTLWVEAVDGGEPALSSTAKITILLLDINDNPPLVLFPQSNMSYLLVLPSTLPGSPVTEVYAVDKDTGMNAVIAYSIIGRRGPRPESFRIDPKTGNITLEEALLQTDYGLHRLLVKVSDHGYPEPLHSTVMVNLFVNDTVSNESYIESLLRKEPEINIEEKEPQISIEPTHRKVESVSCVPTLVALSVISLGSITLVTGMGIYICLRRGKKHHREDENLEVQIPLKGKIDLHMRERKPVAISNI